In one window of Miscanthus floridulus cultivar M001 chromosome 12, ASM1932011v1, whole genome shotgun sequence DNA:
- the LOC136495359 gene encoding putative 12-oxophytodienoate reductase 11, which translates to VRSNGIDIANFSTPRRLDTHDIPLVVNDFKNAARNAGFDGVEIHGAHGYLIDQFLKDEANDRTDKYGGSLENHCRFALEVVQAVADEIGADKVGIRISPFANYKEASDSNPEALGLYMANALNKFGILYLHVVEPRMITVGEKTETPHSLRPMRDAFEGTFIADGDYDREDGNEAISTSYADLIAYGRWFLSNPDLPQRFGLDAPLNKYSRSTFYTPDPVIGYIDYPFLEPEA; encoded by the exons GTGAGATCTAATGGCATAGATATTGCAAATTTCTCAACTCCAAGGCGATTAGACACTCATGACATCCCTTTAGTTGTCAACGATTTCAAGAATGCGGCTAGAAATGCAG GATTTGATGGTGTTGAAATCCATGGAGCTCATGGTTATTTAATCGATCAGTTTCTCAAGGACGAAGCCAATGATCGCACTGACAAGTACGGTGGGAGCCTTGAGAACCATTGCCGATTTGCGCTAGAAGTAGTCCAAGCTGTAGCTGACGAAATTGGAGCTGATAAGGTTGGAATAAGGATCTCACCCTTTGCAAACTACAAAGAGGCATCAGATTCAAACCCAGAAGCTCTAGGGCTGTACATGGCGAACGCACTGAACAAATTTGGAATTCTCTATCTTCACGTGGTTGAGCCACGGATGATCACAGTTGGTGAGAAAACAGAAACTCCGCATAGCCTTCGCCCCATGAGGGATGCTTTTGAGGGAACATTCATCGCAGATGGCGATTATGATAGGGAGGATGGGAATGAAGCAATTTCCACTAGTTATGCTGATTTAATTGCATATGGGCGTTGGTTTTTGTCTAACCCTGACCTCCCTCAAAGATTTGGATTAGACGCTCc TCTCAACAAGTACAGCAGGAGTACTTTCTACACCCCTGATCCAGTAATCGGATACATTGATTACCCATTTCTCGAGCCAGAGGCGTAA